The Oxobacter pfennigii genome has a window encoding:
- the speD gene encoding adenosylmethionine decarboxylase, producing MKIEPINKKLKLYGFNNLTKTLSFNLYDICYAVNQEHRQEYIEYIDEEYNADRLVKILHDVAKIIGANVLNVANQDYDPQGASVTMLVAENQVIGEEPVKEMTGESPGPSSEAIVGHLDKSHITVHTYPESHPDRGVSTFRADIDVSTCGHISPLKALNYLITSFEPDIAIIDYRVRGFTRDIGGRKYFIDHKINSIQNFMTGNTRDIYQMIDVNVYQENIFQTKMLLKEFDLDHYLFGTAKKELKSNERKKIKQAIKKEMLEIYYGKNIATFKG from the coding sequence ATGAAAATAGAACCAATTAATAAGAAACTAAAGCTTTATGGATTCAATAACCTTACAAAGACCCTGAGTTTTAATTTATATGATATATGTTATGCGGTGAATCAAGAGCACCGGCAGGAATATATAGAATACATAGATGAAGAGTACAATGCCGACAGGCTTGTTAAAATATTGCACGACGTAGCTAAAATAATCGGTGCTAATGTATTGAATGTTGCCAACCAGGATTATGACCCTCAAGGCGCAAGTGTAACAATGCTGGTGGCAGAAAACCAGGTTATTGGAGAAGAACCGGTAAAGGAAATGACAGGAGAATCCCCGGGGCCGTCCTCGGAAGCAATAGTAGGGCATCTTGATAAAAGCCATATAACCGTGCATACATATCCTGAAAGCCATCCTGACAGGGGTGTATCTACCTTCAGGGCGGATATAGACGTGTCCACCTGCGGGCACATTTCTCCTCTTAAGGCTTTAAATTACTTAATTACAAGCTTTGAGCCGGACATAGCCATAATAGACTACAGGGTGAGAGGCTTTACCAGGGATATCGGGGGAAGGAAGTATTTTATTGACCATAAAATAAACTCCATTCAAAACTTCATGACAGGCAATACAAGGGATATATATCAGATGATAGATGTAAATGTATATCAGGAAAACATATTTCAGACAAAAATGCTTTTAAAAGAATTTGATTTAGATCATTATTTATTCGGAACGGCTAAAAAGGAACTAAAATCCAATGAAAGAAAGAAGATAAAGCAGGCCATAAAAAAGGAAATGCTGGAAATATACTATGGTAAGAATATAGCTACCTTTAAAGGGTGA
- the aroA gene encoding 3-phosphoshikimate 1-carboxyvinyltransferase has translation MNCVKITPLNLFGNINVPPSKSLCHRAIIAAGLANGTSTISNVVFSNDINATCNAMRDLGVEVQKNKDSITIKGNNLLNCIKNEIDCGESASTLRFLIPVALSTAEKITFTGKEGLRKRPLDPYLKIFQDQKIPYTYNDGLPLSVNGILTAGDYEIEGNISSQFLTGLMFALPLLEGDSRIIVTTNLESKGYVDLTIDILKKFSVKIGNNNNQEFYIKGGQKYVAADYTTESDYSQAAFWLVAGILGDEIGCRGLNITSLQGDRKILDIISDMGGSLHIKRSRIVTNASRTRGITIDASQIPDLVPIISVLASVSEGTTDIINAGRLRIKESDRLKSTATELKKLGADVTEKDDGLIIKGKEKLKGGVVESWNDHRIAMAMSVASIRCTEPVIIRGSNAINKSYPSFYKDFAMLGGSIEEFTE, from the coding sequence ATGAATTGCGTAAAGATAACACCGCTGAATCTTTTTGGAAATATAAATGTACCCCCGTCAAAAAGCCTCTGTCACAGGGCTATTATTGCCGCAGGCCTCGCTAATGGAACAAGTACTATAAGTAATGTGGTTTTTTCCAACGATATAAATGCGACATGTAACGCTATGAGGGACCTTGGAGTAGAAGTTCAAAAGAACAAAGACAGTATTACAATAAAGGGTAATAATCTCCTCAACTGTATAAAAAACGAAATTGACTGCGGTGAATCCGCCTCTACTTTAAGATTTTTAATTCCGGTAGCCTTATCTACAGCTGAAAAGATTACTTTTACAGGAAAAGAAGGCTTGAGAAAGCGCCCCTTAGATCCATATCTTAAAATATTTCAGGATCAGAAAATACCCTATACATATAATGATGGACTTCCTTTGTCTGTAAACGGTATTCTCACGGCTGGAGACTATGAAATTGAAGGAAATATAAGCTCCCAGTTCTTAACGGGACTCATGTTTGCCCTGCCTCTTTTGGAGGGAGATTCGAGAATTATAGTTACCACCAATTTGGAGTCTAAAGGCTATGTGGATTTAACCATAGATATTTTAAAGAAATTCTCTGTTAAAATAGGAAACAACAACAATCAGGAATTTTATATAAAAGGCGGTCAAAAATATGTGGCAGCAGATTACACCACTGAAAGCGATTACTCCCAGGCTGCTTTTTGGCTGGTAGCCGGAATTTTAGGGGATGAGATAGGCTGCAGAGGACTTAATATAACATCACTTCAGGGTGACAGAAAGATTTTAGACATTATAAGCGATATGGGCGGAAGCCTTCATATTAAACGCAGCCGGATAGTCACAAATGCCTCAAGAACCAGGGGTATTACAATAGACGCATCCCAGATTCCCGATCTGGTGCCCATTATATCCGTTCTTGCTTCCGTAAGCGAAGGAACAACGGATATAATAAATGCCGGCAGATTGCGCATAAAGGAATCCGACAGGCTTAAATCAACGGCTACAGAGCTCAAAAAATTGGGAGCCGATGTAACCGAAAAAGATGACGGCCTCATTATAAAAGGCAAGGAGAAATTAAAAGGCGGCGTGGTAGAGAGCTGGAACGACCACCGCATTGCCATGGCAATGTCCGTTGCATCCATAAGATGCACCGAACCTGTCATCATCAGAGGAAGCAACGCCATCAACAAATCCTATCCTTCCTTCTATAAGGATTTTGCAATGTTAGGCGGCAGCATCGAAGAATTTACTGAATAA
- a CDS encoding MGMT family protein: protein MDNFFHRVYKIVAKIPKGKVATYGQIASILGHPKGARTVGWAMQSAPSHLNLPCHRVVNRLGEMAPEHIFGDKRYQQALLEIEGVTFKEDGCIDMKKHQWIMDDEEFL from the coding sequence ATGGATAATTTTTTTCATAGAGTTTATAAAATTGTAGCAAAAATTCCCAAGGGAAAGGTCGCAACTTATGGGCAAATAGCGTCAATACTTGGGCATCCTAAGGGAGCCAGGACTGTCGGGTGGGCTATGCAAAGCGCTCCATCACATTTGAATTTGCCTTGCCACCGTGTGGTAAACAGGCTGGGTGAGATGGCGCCGGAGCATATATTTGGTGATAAGAGGTATCAGCAAGCCCTCCTTGAGATAGAGGGAGTTACTTTTAAGGAAGACGGATGCATTGACATGAAGAAGCATCAGTGGATAATGGATGATGAGGAATTTCTTTAA